A stretch of DNA from Candidatus Bathyarchaeia archaeon:
ACTGAAAGAATTGGACCTTAAAGAAATCCCCTTTTGTGATGCAATATTGATTGGCTCTCCAAATCATGTGGGTGGTCCAACAAGGGGCATTAAGGGCTTTATCGACAAGCTTAGCAAGTTGCAGTTGGATGGAAAGAAATTTGCTGTTTTCGACACGTATATGGGAAGGGACTTTGAGAAAGCTGTAAAGAAGATGGAAAAACGGGTAAGCGAAAAAGCTCCAAGTTTAAGGCGAATCGCGGCTGGCTTATCAATAAAAGTTCAAGGAATAAAGGGACCAATTGTGGAGGGCGAACTGCCAAAATGCAAAGAGTTTGGAAAGAATATAGCCGTCCAGCTTAAAGTGGAGGGGTAGAAAATGGCGGGTTCTGTTAAAAGGAGCAAGGCTGTGGTCTTTGTTGGCTTACTATGGATAATCCAATCTGTTGGCAGGCTTTTCTT
This window harbors:
- a CDS encoding flavodoxin domain-containing protein, producing MKNYKREMLLMVRVIVVFESLYGNTKRVAESIIEGIKEVGGVEVSLKELKELDLKEIPFCDAILIGSPNHVGGPTRGIKGFIDKLSKLQLDGKKFAVFDTYMGRDFEKAVKKMEKRVSEKAPSLRRIAAGLSIKVQGIKGPIVEGELPKCKEFGKNIAVQLKVEG